In a genomic window of Thalassotalea piscium:
- the lptM gene encoding LPS translocon maturation chaperone LptM, producing MRKLNSLKVAFLLLSLLLSGCGMPGPLYQTPETNASETPKNNNLPDQKAQENP from the coding sequence ATGCGTAAACTAAATTCATTAAAAGTAGCTTTCTTATTACTATCATTGCTCTTATCGGGCTGTGGAATGCCAGGTCCGTTGTACCAAACACCCGAGACAAATGCTAGTGAGACACCTAAAAATAATAATTTACCTGACCAAAAAGCGCAGGAAAACCCATAG
- the hemC gene encoding hydroxymethylbilane synthase produces the protein MTTKLVRIATRKSALALWQAEYVKAQLEHFHSDVKVELVPMTTKGDIILDTPLAKVGGKGLFVKELEVAMLEDRADIAVHSMKDVPVEFPQGLGLEVICPREDPRDAFVSNTIKCFADLPQGAIVGTSSLRRQCQIKALRPDLVVRDLRGNVNTRLAKLDKGEYDAIILAAAGLIRLAMPERIKEYIAPEVILPANGQGAVGIECRTDDATIKALLAPLECKTTRMRVLAERAMNRALEGGCQVPIGSYAEINGQDIHLRGLVGAIDGSEILRNEISGNTADAETLGFKLAEQLLAQGADRILKSVYEAQD, from the coding sequence ATGACCACTAAACTTGTTCGTATTGCCACTCGTAAAAGTGCACTAGCACTATGGCAAGCGGAATATGTAAAAGCGCAACTTGAACATTTTCATAGCGACGTAAAAGTAGAACTAGTACCAATGACAACTAAAGGCGATATTATTCTTGATACACCTTTAGCAAAAGTAGGTGGTAAAGGTTTATTTGTAAAAGAACTTGAAGTAGCAATGTTAGAAGACCGTGCAGACATTGCTGTTCATTCAATGAAAGATGTTCCGGTTGAGTTTCCACAAGGTTTAGGTCTTGAAGTAATTTGTCCTCGCGAAGATCCTCGTGATGCCTTTGTATCTAATACAATCAAGTGCTTTGCAGACTTACCTCAAGGCGCAATAGTGGGCACTTCAAGTTTACGCCGCCAGTGCCAAATAAAAGCATTACGCCCTGATCTAGTTGTAAGAGACCTACGCGGCAATGTAAATACACGTTTAGCAAAGTTAGATAAAGGCGAATACGACGCTATTATTTTAGCTGCTGCGGGGCTAATACGCTTAGCTATGCCAGAGCGTATTAAAGAATATATTGCGCCAGAAGTAATATTGCCAGCAAATGGACAGGGTGCTGTGGGTATTGAGTGTCGAACAGATGACGCTACCATAAAGGCTTTGCTAGCACCGTTAGAGTGTAAAACTACACGTATGCGAGTATTGGCCGAACGCGCCATGAATAGAGCCTTAGAAGGTGGTTGCCAAGTACCCATAGGTAGCTATGCTGAAATTAACGGTCAAGACATTCATTTACGCGGCTTAGTCGGCGCTATCGATGGCAGTGAAATATTAAGAAATGAAATTTCAGGCAACACAGCCGATGCTGAAACATTAGGGTTTAAACTAGCAGAACAGCTTTTAGCACAAGGTGCTGATAGAATTTTAAAAAGCGTTTATGAAGCACAAGATTAA
- the dapF gene encoding diaminopimelate epimerase — MLVNFSKMHGLGNDFLVIDNVTQNVYLPNDQIKRLADRNFGIGFDQMLVVEPPYDPDLDFHYRIFNADGSEVSQCGNGARCFAKFVRMKGLINRNKIKVSTHSGKMTLFVERDGNITVTMPVPQFEPNKIPFTAQKVEGTYILRSDEDTVLCGAVSMGNPHCVITVDAIDEAPVAYLGEKLSVHERFPEGANIGFMEIVSADNIKLRVYERGAKETLACGSGACAAVVVGQMQKKLAKQVFVELPGGKLKVYWKGPGHPVKMTGPATHVFDGQLYI, encoded by the coding sequence ATGTTAGTAAATTTTTCTAAAATGCATGGCTTAGGTAACGACTTTTTAGTGATCGATAATGTTACTCAAAATGTGTATTTACCCAATGATCAAATAAAACGGTTAGCAGATCGTAATTTTGGTATTGGTTTCGATCAAATGTTGGTTGTAGAACCACCTTACGATCCAGACTTAGACTTTCATTACCGTATTTTTAATGCGGATGGTAGTGAAGTGAGTCAGTGTGGTAATGGTGCTCGTTGTTTTGCAAAATTTGTTCGCATGAAAGGGCTAATCAACCGTAATAAAATTAAGGTGTCAACACACTCAGGTAAAATGACGTTATTTGTTGAGCGAGACGGTAATATTACCGTTACTATGCCTGTTCCTCAGTTTGAACCAAATAAAATTCCTTTTACGGCACAAAAAGTAGAAGGTACTTATATTTTACGAAGTGATGAAGATACCGTGCTTTGTGGCGCCGTTTCTATGGGTAATCCGCATTGTGTTATTACAGTAGATGCAATTGATGAAGCACCAGTAGCATATTTGGGTGAAAAGCTATCAGTGCATGAACGCTTTCCTGAAGGTGCGAATATTGGCTTTATGGAAATTGTTTCTGCCGATAATATTAAGTTAAGGGTATATGAGCGAGGCGCAAAAGAAACTCTGGCTTGTGGTAGTGGTGCATGTGCGGCCGTTGTTGTTGGTCAAATGCAAAAAAAATTAGCAAAACAAGTATTCGTCGAACTACCTGGTGGAAAACTTAAGGTTTATTGGAAAGGCCCTGGCCATCCAGTAAAAATGACAGGACCAGCAACGCATGTTTTTGATGGACAATTATATATATGA
- the lysA gene encoding diaminopimelate decarboxylase yields MDFFNYKDNTLFAENVAVSELAKHYQTPLYVYSRATIERHWHAFNEAAGEHPHLVCYAVKANSNLAVLNVMARLGSGFDIVSKGELARVIEAGGDVSKVVFSGVGKKSDEIAYALEKGIYCFNVESEPELERIQRVAKSLDKVAPISLRVNPDVDAGTHPYISTGLKENKFGVAIDDALPIYLKAKQMSHIAIKGIDCHIGSQLTSVAPFIDALDRLLITIDTLAEQGIILSHIDVGGGLGVHYKDENPPLPREYATAIVERLAGRKLTLLFEPGRAIMANAGILITEVEFIKTNQDRHFALVDAAMNDLIRPALYQAWQNIIPVTVDHTLESKVYDIVGPVCETGDFLGKDRDLAIQAGDLLAVRSSGAYGFTMSSNYNSRPRAAEVMVDGEQHFLVRQRESLAQLWQGESLLP; encoded by the coding sequence GTGGATTTTTTTAATTATAAAGATAATACATTATTTGCAGAAAATGTGGCGGTTAGTGAACTAGCTAAGCATTATCAAACACCTTTATATGTTTATTCAAGAGCAACAATAGAACGCCATTGGCATGCTTTTAATGAGGCAGCAGGAGAGCATCCGCACCTAGTGTGTTATGCGGTAAAAGCTAACAGCAACTTAGCGGTGCTAAATGTAATGGCGCGTTTAGGTTCTGGCTTTGACATAGTGTCTAAAGGTGAGCTTGCTAGAGTGATTGAAGCTGGCGGCGATGTTAGTAAAGTGGTGTTTTCAGGTGTTGGTAAAAAATCAGATGAAATAGCGTATGCGTTAGAAAAAGGTATTTATTGCTTTAATGTTGAGTCTGAGCCTGAGTTAGAGCGTATTCAACGCGTGGCAAAGTCTCTCGATAAGGTCGCGCCTATCTCTTTAAGGGTTAACCCAGATGTAGATGCAGGTACTCACCCTTATATTTCGACAGGATTAAAAGAAAATAAATTTGGTGTCGCAATTGACGACGCACTGCCTATTTACTTAAAAGCCAAGCAAATGTCGCATATTGCGATTAAAGGAATTGATTGTCATATTGGTTCACAACTCACCAGTGTCGCGCCATTTATTGACGCTTTAGATCGCTTGTTAATAACGATAGATACCCTTGCTGAGCAGGGCATTATATTGTCGCATATTGATGTTGGTGGCGGTTTAGGTGTTCATTACAAAGATGAAAACCCTCCGCTTCCCCGAGAATATGCAACGGCTATTGTAGAGCGTTTAGCTGGCCGAAAGCTGACACTGTTGTTTGAACCTGGACGCGCTATTATGGCCAATGCTGGAATTTTAATCACAGAAGTTGAGTTTATTAAAACCAACCAAGACAGACATTTTGCATTGGTTGATGCTGCTATGAATGATTTAATTCGCCCTGCGTTATATCAAGCATGGCAAAACATTATTCCTGTAACAGTAGATCATACGCTTGAAAGCAAAGTGTACGATATTGTTGGCCCTGTATGTGAAACAGGTGACTTTTTAGGAAAAGATCGGGATTTAGCTATTCAAGCAGGAGATTTACTTGCAGTGAGGTCATCAGGTGCTTATGGTTTTACCATGAGTTCAAATTACAATAGTCGACCAAGAGCTGCAGAAGTAATGGTTGACGGCGAACAGCACTTTTTAGTTAGACAACGCGAAAGCTTAGCCCAACTATGGCAAGGCGAATCATTATTACCTTAA
- a CDS encoding DUF484 family protein yields the protein MNSESSSAEHLQSEEITLSDDIIVSFLQDNPEFFNRQPELVASLRLQDHQRGAVSLVERQQQLLRAKVHGLEEEITHLMSVANQNEQLFVLYSDLYLRLLDCKEGSELLDCLYQATTELLSLSGLKLWLTEPTHLTHQSLCDKNCEDILSNRLANDTYYFGRLQQSEQQQIFSQSIQGSVVLIKLSDQHGIIGFLAISSQDADHFDPRMDTLLISQFTRLVSKLLRQHLLSE from the coding sequence ATGAATTCGGAATCAAGTTCAGCAGAACATTTACAAAGTGAAGAAATTACCCTTTCAGACGATATTATTGTGAGCTTCTTGCAAGATAACCCTGAGTTTTTTAATCGTCAACCTGAGCTAGTAGCAAGTTTACGTTTACAAGATCATCAACGCGGTGCAGTGTCGCTTGTTGAACGCCAGCAACAATTGCTACGTGCTAAGGTGCATGGCTTAGAAGAAGAAATTACTCACTTAATGTCGGTTGCGAACCAAAATGAACAATTATTTGTGCTTTATAGCGACTTATATTTACGTTTACTTGACTGTAAAGAAGGGAGTGAATTACTTGATTGCCTATATCAAGCAACGACAGAGCTATTATCGTTATCAGGTTTAAAGTTATGGTTAACCGAGCCAACACATTTAACGCACCAAAGTCTTTGTGATAAGAATTGCGAAGATATTTTATCGAATCGCTTAGCTAACGATACTTATTATTTTGGCCGTTTACAGCAAAGTGAGCAGCAACAAATATTTTCACAAAGCATACAAGGTTCAGTTGTATTAATTAAATTAAGTGACCAACATGGTATTATTGGCTTTTTAGCTATTAGTAGCCAAGATGCTGACCATTTTGATCCACGCATGGACACGTTATTAATCAGCCAATTTACACGTTTGGTGTCAAAGTTATTACGTCAGCACTTATTATCGGAATAA
- the cyaY gene encoding iron donor protein CyaY, with product MNDSQYNFIADELLLTLEEAIEDCGVDIDYEGVSGMLTLTFKNGSKVIINKQAPLHEIWVATKFNGHHFHIENDQWIDKRGGGEFWQFITKAVSLQAETEITLNPEV from the coding sequence ATGAACGACAGCCAATACAATTTCATTGCAGATGAGCTACTTTTAACGCTTGAAGAAGCAATAGAAGACTGCGGTGTAGACATTGATTATGAAGGCGTAAGTGGCATGCTCACGCTAACCTTCAAAAACGGCAGTAAAGTTATCATTAATAAGCAAGCGCCATTGCATGAAATATGGGTGGCAACGAAGTTCAATGGTCATCACTTTCATATCGAAAACGACCAATGGATAGACAAAAGAGGTGGTGGTGAATTTTGGCAATTCATTACCAAGGCCGTTAGTCTACAAGCTGAAACCGAGATAACATTAAACCCAGAAGTATAA
- a CDS encoding uroporphyrinogen-III synthase, with product MKHKIKNILVPRPKVPGEKLSQQLKLAGFKALAQPIMTYKATTSEAKIRQHLADYQPNVLVFVSIAAVEYAQEHFSLHLWQQISNIETIIAVGPTTQAALKQCNITSLCPDTYDSEGMLALPIFCQTSLNQYRVTIIRGEDGREHLASTLKEKDAKVNFLPVYEKVWLNFPTDQAEHWRKAQINCIVVTSNAFLDNLVRIINITDDYWKNTCLWVVISERIAVSATALGLKNVINTNGATDQAILTTLLNTELTYDRQKNT from the coding sequence ATGAAGCACAAGATTAAAAACATTTTAGTACCCCGGCCAAAAGTGCCGGGTGAAAAGCTTTCTCAGCAGCTTAAACTAGCAGGTTTTAAGGCGCTAGCACAGCCAATAATGACCTATAAAGCCACAACAAGTGAGGCTAAAATTCGTCAGCATTTAGCTGACTATCAGCCCAACGTTCTAGTATTTGTTAGTATTGCCGCAGTTGAATATGCTCAAGAGCACTTTAGCCTTCACTTATGGCAGCAAATAAGCAATATTGAGACTATTATTGCAGTAGGACCAACAACACAGGCAGCGTTAAAGCAATGTAATATAACCAGCCTTTGTCCAGACACTTACGACAGTGAAGGTATGTTAGCGTTACCAATATTTTGCCAAACGTCATTAAACCAATACCGTGTTACTATTATACGGGGTGAAGACGGAAGAGAGCATTTGGCTTCAACTCTTAAAGAAAAAGACGCTAAAGTAAATTTTTTGCCTGTTTATGAAAAAGTTTGGCTTAATTTTCCGACTGACCAAGCTGAACATTGGCGTAAAGCGCAAATAAATTGTATTGTCGTTACCAGTAACGCTTTTTTAGATAACCTTGTACGCATAATAAACATCACTGATGATTATTGGAAAAACACCTGCTTATGGGTTGTAATAAGCGAAAGAATCGCGGTTAGTGCAACAGCGTTAGGTCTAAAAAACGTAATAAACACTAACGGTGCAACAGACCAAGCCATACTAACTACTTTGTTGAATACGGAATTAACTTATGACCGACAAAAAAACACCTGA
- a CDS encoding HAD-IA family hydrolase, which yields MKFYRRLRPFRAISFDLDDTLYSNSPVMQATNQEMIRYFAQHLPVCSHQYDYQYWANFRQKVLADNPTLSHDVAALRFHTYLMGIKALGKTDMQANTLAHNAMAQFNFHRSNFVVPKETHQLLKALSKKLPLVAITNGNVNTETIGIAHYFRHIYHADLSKQQKPSSAMFMLACKDLAIATNELLHVGDCGHSDIYGANKAGCQSAWVSNFTIGKPLTTLPDIALSNVTALKALV from the coding sequence ATGAAGTTTTATCGACGACTACGGCCCTTTCGCGCTATTAGTTTTGATTTGGATGATACCTTATACAGTAATTCACCAGTGATGCAGGCAACGAATCAAGAGATGATTCGTTATTTTGCACAGCACTTACCTGTTTGTTCACATCAATATGACTACCAATATTGGGCCAACTTCCGTCAGAAGGTGTTGGCAGATAACCCTACATTATCGCATGATGTAGCGGCTTTACGCTTTCACACCTACCTTATGGGAATAAAAGCCTTAGGTAAAACCGACATGCAAGCAAATACACTTGCGCATAATGCAATGGCGCAATTCAATTTTCATCGTAGTAACTTTGTAGTGCCTAAAGAAACCCATCAACTTTTAAAAGCACTATCAAAGAAGTTGCCTTTAGTCGCGATTACCAACGGCAATGTGAATACCGAAACTATTGGTATAGCACATTACTTTCGCCATATTTATCATGCTGACTTAAGTAAGCAACAAAAACCAAGCTCAGCGATGTTTATGCTAGCATGTAAAGACTTAGCCATAGCAACAAATGAACTCCTACATGTTGGTGATTGTGGTCATAGTGATATTTATGGTGCTAATAAAGCTGGCTGCCAAAGTGCATGGGTGTCTAATTTTACTATAGGTAAGCCCTTAACCACCCTGCCCGACATAGCGTTATCAAACGTTACGGCATTAAAAGCACTCGTTTAA